One part of the Dermacentor andersoni chromosome 2, qqDerAnde1_hic_scaffold, whole genome shotgun sequence genome encodes these proteins:
- the LOC126540620 gene encoding defensin-like, translating to MRILSAVFLLAVLTAILASVSATEEQSEKAHHRVRRGFGCPLSAWICNWHCQNIGRKGGYCGNKWRRTCYCFWK from the exons ATGAGGATCCTCTCCGCTGTCTTCCTGCTGGCGGTGCTGACCG CAATCCTGGCTTCGGTGTCTGCTACCGAGGAGCAAAGTGAAAAGGCGCACCACAGGGTCC GACGAGGCTTTGGCTGTCCCTTGAGTGCATGGATTTGCAACTGGCACTGCCAGAACATTGGCCGCAAAGGAGGCTACTGCGGGAACAAATGGCGGCGAACCTGCTACTGCTTCTGGAAGTGA